From Methanomicrobiales archaeon HGW-Methanomicrobiales-1, a single genomic window includes:
- a CDS encoding transcriptional regulator: MQDACTVSQTVRYLSKRWTLLIILELYKGGGYTRRFSELRDTLAGITPKVLSERLKELENEGIITRHVYATTFPVRTEYTLTESGIEIVDVIRTIKSWALKWKIDNIPCGEQDCSVCVL, translated from the coding sequence ATGCAGGATGCATGCACGGTCAGCCAGACCGTCCGGTACCTTTCCAAGCGGTGGACGCTCCTGATCATCCTCGAACTTTACAAGGGCGGAGGATATACACGGCGGTTCTCGGAGCTCCGGGACACCCTTGCCGGCATCACGCCGAAAGTACTCTCGGAGCGGCTGAAGGAGCTCGAAAATGAGGGTATCATTACCCGGCACGTCTACGCGACCACATTCCCGGTCAGGACCGAATACACGCTGACCGAGAGCGGGATTGAGATTGTGGACGTGATCCGGACAATAAAAAGCTGGGCACTGAAATGGAAGATCGACAACATCCCCTGCGGCGAGCAGGATTGCAGTGTCTGCGTACTGTAA
- a CDS encoding type II toxin-antitoxin system RelE/ParE family toxin: MEKLSSHISKRIVDKIESLSEDPHRTAKRCEGYPYYHQRVGTKRAILKIDDSALLISVVKIGPRKKVYDR; encoded by the coding sequence TTGGAAAAATTATCCTCGCACATTTCAAAACGAATTGTTGATAAAATTGAATCGTTATCTGAAGATCCGCACCGCACGGCTAAACGATGCGAAGGGTATCCGTATTACCATCAGCGTGTCGGAACCAAACGCGCTATCCTTAAAATCGATGATTCCGCATTGCTGATCTCCGTTGTCAAAATTGGCCCGAGAAAGAAAGTATATGATCGGTGA
- a CDS encoding DUF2124 domain-containing protein yields MTRKELFHGVEGILDPFKDFLVTKGLKKGDQVVYYGVPGTCTPFVEMLGFAINSLELEQVFVPMMNESKAYRLQSVREIGMQARVSSVGLKPKAIVILGGLSMPDVPVKVEKVKAVIDKHPGALVMGFCFMHMFEKAGWLTEISFDCLIDAMIDPVEVTTKS; encoded by the coding sequence ATGACCCGGAAAGAACTATTTCATGGTGTCGAGGGGATCCTGGATCCGTTTAAGGATTTTCTCGTGACAAAGGGATTAAAGAAGGGCGACCAGGTAGTTTATTACGGAGTTCCCGGCACGTGTACGCCGTTTGTCGAGATGCTTGGATTTGCCATCAACTCCCTTGAACTTGAACAGGTCTTTGTACCGATGATGAACGAGAGCAAAGCATACAGGTTGCAGTCGGTTCGCGAAATCGGGATGCAGGCCCGCGTTTCATCGGTAGGTCTGAAACCAAAGGCAATTGTCATCCTGGGGGGACTCTCCATGCCTGATGTGCCTGTAAAAGTGGAGAAGGTGAAAGCGGTTATTGACAAACATCCCGGGGCATTGGTCATGGGGTTCTGTTTCATGCATATGTTTGAAAAAGCCGGGTGGCTCACTGAGATCTCGTTTGACTGCCTGATCGATGCAATGATCGATCCGGTTGAGGTTACAACGAAATCCTGA
- a CDS encoding cupin domain-containing protein, which translates to MKITEVAEVVSGQNPHHVDARKIYDTKNAIAVVITLQPGESLKKHMTPVDVFFYVLEGIGIVEIGDEQARCTKDMLIESPARIPHRWINESNAVFRVLVVKVPKPTEETKLL; encoded by the coding sequence ATGAAGATTACCGAAGTTGCAGAGGTTGTTTCGGGACAAAACCCGCATCACGTGGACGCCCGGAAGATCTATGATACGAAGAACGCCATTGCTGTCGTGATTACACTCCAGCCCGGTGAATCGCTGAAAAAACATATGACTCCGGTCGACGTTTTCTTCTACGTGCTGGAAGGGATTGGGATCGTCGAGATTGGTGATGAACAGGCACGTTGTACGAAAGATATGCTCATTGAGAGCCCGGCAAGGATCCCGCACCGCTGGATAAACGAGAGCAACGCGGTCTTCCGGGTTCTTGTCGTGAAAGTGCCGAAACCGACCGAAGAGACGAAGCTTCTTTGA
- a CDS encoding potassium transporter Kup, with amino-acid sequence MAHTSLNGVVKSMGLVFGDIGTSPIYALTAIFFLIPPTPENIMGMLSLIIWTMTTLVTVQYTWLAMHLGKKGEGGTIVLKEILLPMLKSGNQIAFVSLLAIAGIALFIGDGVITPAISMLSAVEGITLIPGFETTPEMTLMIIAGIIAIGLFAIQARGSERVAWAFGPVMVIWFTALAGAGLYAIWFAPQVLLAINPIYGIHYLTSHGPEGFLILSTVILVATGGEALYADMGHLGREPIVKAWYIVFVALSVNYLGQGAFLMTHPGAHNILFEMIFTQFQILYIPFLLLSIAATIIASQAMISGIFSIVYQGITTHILPRLRIEYTSPLLRSQIYIDVVNWGLLFAVLFVIMIFKSSGNLTHAYGLAVCGTMVITGIFMVWILLLRGQITKSLIAVSLLGITFVFLLANFNKIPSGGYWSLVIAAIPFCIIMIFVTGQKKLAAALRPIPLDDFLVTFNEAYHSANRIAGTALFFAQDFRNLPQYITRIMFNNKIVYDDNIIVSIIRTEQPFGVTWGITREITKGFSIFEIYLGYMEIVDIGRILKEAEIDELTIFYGMEDIVTTHVVWRIFAAIKRLSPSLVQFYKLPSEKIHGVVTRVDM; translated from the coding sequence ATGGCACACACCTCTCTGAATGGTGTCGTCAAGTCCATGGGACTTGTGTTTGGCGATATCGGTACCAGTCCTATCTATGCGCTTACTGCGATTTTTTTCCTGATCCCGCCGACGCCGGAGAATATCATGGGCATGCTCTCGCTGATCATCTGGACCATGACCACGCTCGTCACCGTCCAGTATACCTGGCTCGCCATGCACCTCGGTAAGAAGGGTGAAGGCGGGACCATCGTGCTCAAGGAGATCCTGCTCCCGATGTTAAAATCCGGCAACCAGATCGCCTTTGTCTCTCTTCTCGCCATTGCCGGCATTGCCCTTTTCATCGGCGATGGTGTGATCACGCCGGCGATCAGTATGCTCTCTGCCGTGGAGGGCATAACTCTCATCCCCGGGTTCGAGACCACTCCCGAGATGACGCTTATGATCATCGCAGGCATCATCGCGATCGGTCTTTTTGCTATCCAGGCACGGGGAAGTGAACGGGTGGCATGGGCATTCGGGCCGGTCATGGTCATATGGTTCACTGCACTTGCGGGAGCGGGTCTGTATGCGATCTGGTTCGCACCGCAGGTCCTGCTTGCAATCAACCCGATATATGGAATCCACTACTTAACCTCGCACGGACCTGAAGGATTCTTGATCCTGTCCACCGTCATCCTCGTTGCAACGGGAGGCGAAGCCCTGTACGCGGATATGGGGCATTTGGGCAGGGAGCCGATTGTCAAAGCATGGTACATTGTCTTTGTCGCCCTTTCCGTGAACTATCTCGGGCAGGGGGCATTTCTCATGACGCATCCCGGGGCGCATAACATACTCTTCGAGATGATCTTCACACAGTTTCAGATCCTGTACATTCCGTTCCTGCTCCTGAGCATCGCTGCAACGATTATTGCATCGCAGGCCATGATCTCCGGGATCTTTTCCATCGTGTACCAGGGTATCACCACCCACATCCTCCCCCGGTTGCGGATCGAATATACGTCCCCGCTCCTCCGCTCCCAGATCTATATCGATGTCGTGAACTGGGGTTTGCTCTTTGCGGTTCTGTTTGTCATCATGATCTTCAAATCTTCGGGTAACCTCACGCATGCCTATGGCCTTGCAGTGTGCGGCACGATGGTAATTACCGGCATCTTTATGGTGTGGATCCTCCTCCTTCGCGGGCAGATCACGAAATCCCTGATAGCGGTCTCTCTTCTTGGAATCACGTTTGTGTTCCTGCTTGCCAACTTCAACAAGATCCCCTCTGGCGGTTACTGGTCGCTCGTCATCGCAGCCATCCCGTTCTGTATCATCATGATCTTTGTAACCGGCCAGAAGAAACTCGCCGCTGCATTACGTCCGATTCCTCTCGATGATTTTTTAGTAACCTTCAATGAAGCCTATCATTCAGCGAACCGGATTGCCGGCACTGCGTTATTCTTTGCCCAGGATTTCCGGAACCTGCCGCAGTATATCACCCGGATCATGTTCAACAACAAGATTGTCTATGACGACAACATCATCGTCTCGATTATACGGACGGAACAGCCGTTCGGGGTAACGTGGGGGATCACCCGCGAGATCACCAAAGGCTTCTCGATCTTTGAGATCTATCTCGGGTATATGGAGATTGTCGATATCGGGAGGATATTAAAAGAGGCGGAGATCGATGAGCTGACGATCTTTTATGGTATGGAGGATATCGTCACAACCCATGTGGTGTGGCGCATCTTTGCGGCGATCAAGCGTCTTTCCCCCTCGCTCGTGCAGTTCTACAAGTTACCGTCCGAAAAGATTCATGGAGTCGTGACGCGGGTGGACATGTAA
- a CDS encoding type I glutamate--ammonia ligase, translating into MTTAEVTRMLDRIKKDDIKFIRLQFTDVLGIPKNVEIPVAQVEKSLTEGTWFDGSSIEGFTRIEESDMLLKADPASYAVLPWKIVEGKIARFVCDIYTYGNKPFEGDPRYVLKRAMAESAKMGYSFNTGPELEFFLFNLVDGRPTTQFSDLGCYFDLAPNDRAEDVRRDIVLSLTEMGFEIEMSHHEVAASQHEINFKYTDAVTTADRVVTQKYASKTIALRHGLHASFMAKPIAGINGSGMHTHGSLSKDGKNAFFDADAPKGLSDTALYYIGGILKHAKAITRVANPTINSYKRLVPGYEAPCYISWSDANRSALVRVPAARGNGTRAEFRSPDPMCNPYLTFACMLAAGLDGVKNKIMPPESTDVNIYHLSEKERKKMKIEMLPGSLAESQAYLMKDKVICDALGSHMVENLARIAEAEIDAFRLAVHPWELNRYLATY; encoded by the coding sequence ATGACAACCGCTGAAGTCACCCGAATGCTTGACAGAATTAAAAAAGACGATATAAAATTCATCCGACTCCAGTTCACGGACGTACTGGGCATACCCAAGAATGTGGAAATACCGGTAGCTCAGGTGGAGAAATCCCTGACAGAGGGGACATGGTTTGACGGATCATCCATCGAGGGATTTACCCGCATCGAAGAATCCGATATGCTGCTGAAGGCAGATCCTGCATCCTATGCAGTGTTACCCTGGAAAATTGTTGAAGGCAAGATTGCCCGGTTTGTCTGCGATATTTACACGTATGGGAACAAGCCCTTCGAGGGTGATCCCCGGTATGTCCTGAAGAGAGCGATGGCAGAATCTGCAAAGATGGGATACAGTTTCAATACCGGCCCGGAACTAGAATTTTTCCTGTTTAACCTTGTCGATGGGAGGCCGACAACACAATTCTCCGATCTGGGCTGTTATTTTGATCTTGCCCCCAATGACCGGGCCGAGGATGTGAGACGGGATATTGTGCTCTCGCTGACCGAGATGGGCTTTGAGATTGAGATGTCCCACCACGAAGTCGCGGCAAGTCAGCACGAGATCAATTTCAAATATACTGATGCCGTTACGACGGCCGACCGCGTGGTGACCCAGAAGTATGCATCAAAGACCATCGCGCTCAGGCACGGGCTCCATGCATCGTTCATGGCAAAACCCATTGCCGGTATCAACGGGAGCGGCATGCACACCCACGGCTCGCTTTCAAAAGATGGGAAGAATGCATTCTTCGATGCCGATGCACCCAAGGGACTCAGCGACACTGCTCTCTATTACATCGGCGGCATCTTAAAGCATGCAAAAGCTATCACCCGTGTTGCAAACCCGACGATCAATTCGTACAAGCGGCTTGTCCCCGGTTATGAAGCGCCGTGTTATATCTCATGGAGCGACGCGAACCGTTCGGCACTGGTACGCGTACCTGCCGCCCGGGGCAACGGTACCCGTGCAGAATTCCGGAGCCCGGACCCGATGTGCAACCCGTATCTCACGTTCGCCTGCATGCTCGCAGCCGGGCTTGACGGTGTGAAGAACAAGATCATGCCCCCGGAGAGTACTGATGTCAATATCTATCACCTGAGTGAGAAAGAGCGCAAGAAGATGAAGATCGAGATGCTGCCCGGAAGTCTCGCGGAGTCCCAGGCATACCTGATGAAGGATAAGGTGATTTGCGATGCACTCGGCAGCCATATGGTTGAGAACCTCGCCCGAATCGCCGAGGCAGAGATCGATGCGTTCCGTCTCGCGGTCCACCCGTGGGAACTCAACCGGTATCTTGCCACGTACTAA
- a CDS encoding aldolase — MGGNDQDGYYCTICGGIPPDKITIRQILVDGKATGIDKLDWILAEVRKLNLSDDTVIMEELLKRTKALNYVPTKKAKEYGEALLKEYKNPGV, encoded by the coding sequence ATGGGCGGGAATGATCAGGACGGATATTATTGTACCATCTGCGGAGGTATCCCTCCCGACAAGATAACCATCAGGCAGATTCTTGTTGACGGCAAAGCGACCGGTATTGATAAGCTCGACTGGATCCTCGCGGAGGTACGGAAACTGAACCTTTCTGATGACACCGTCATCATGGAGGAACTGCTAAAACGAACCAAGGCGCTCAACTATGTTCCTACAAAAAAGGCAAAGGAATACGGCGAGGCGTTGCTGAAGGAATACAAAAATCCAGGGGTGTAA
- a CDS encoding type III restriction endonuclease subunit R has protein sequence MMKFRFDANQQYQRDAIDAVVGLFDSQTLNAGDYEVSLNPLLESRGQALIQNELGYGNRLVIDDVTINKNLKTIQKKNDIYSNDDIATKEKNFTIEMETGTGKTYVYLRTVFELNKKYGFRKFIIVVPSIAIREGVLKSIEITLEHFRDLYNNVPFTYFVYDSKRVSQLRSYAAGNDLQIMIINIDAFNKKENNIIHDTRDQMGGRKPIEFIQTTNPVVILDEPQNMESDKAKDAIASLNPLCTLRYSATHRDLYNPVYHLGPVQAFQMNLVKKISVASVLAENDPTQSYIKIEEIHLDKPPLKAKIRLYKMGTAGPKLMSAILKKDEDLYVKSAKNPIYENGFIVTEINAQPGREFVKFSNGVRMRPGQEQGGARQDIVKKQIKETIHAHFEKEWQLKDKGIKVLSLFFIDRVDNYRKYSDTGVTKGIYAEWFEEAYRELAEEYKQAGLTILPAEEVHNGYFSKDNKGHFKDTEGRSRLDEDTYSLIMKDKERLLDPQNPLKFIFSHSALREGWDNPNVFQICTLNETVSTLKKRQEIGRGLRLPVNKDGDRVFSTEINNLVVVANESYTDFVAALQHEFEEEGIVFGRLPVEAFQGLRIGKAGEERPLTPEETEELRTHIQDNGWIDDDGKINDTFGQAVENHTFVVPEKFRPATREIIEIIDRHKIENHVTRYRPIKSKVREDVLLDPEFEKFWNAISQKTIYSVNYDTGDLIKRTAAAIKKMEKIEPLKITTTVADVLFKTSGIEAQEVRTPDHEYLTQRTHIPDILSYIQSRVELTRHTIFEILKKSGRLGDLIKNPQQFMDASVKCIQDELHRIIIEGIQYERLNEIAYEMSRFRTDEHEKEFINDRIVPTKKSLYDYITYDSITEKKFAEGLESLKDIKYFIKLPAWFKIPTPVGQYNPDWAILKQNGKIVYMIRETKGTKDALGLRLGESEKIACGEKHFEAIGIDYKIATSINDAGL, from the coding sequence ATGATGAAGTTCCGGTTCGATGCGAACCAGCAGTACCAGCGGGATGCGATCGATGCCGTGGTCGGGCTCTTCGATAGCCAGACCCTGAACGCCGGCGATTACGAAGTCTCGCTCAACCCCCTCCTCGAATCGAGAGGACAGGCACTCATCCAGAACGAACTCGGATACGGTAACCGGCTCGTGATCGATGATGTAACCATCAATAAAAATCTCAAAACCATCCAGAAGAAAAACGACATTTACTCGAATGACGACATCGCCACCAAGGAGAAAAACTTCACCATAGAGATGGAGACCGGCACCGGTAAGACCTACGTCTATCTCCGGACCGTCTTCGAACTCAACAAAAAATACGGGTTCAGAAAGTTCATCATCGTCGTCCCGTCGATAGCCATCCGCGAAGGGGTACTCAAATCCATCGAGATCACTCTCGAACACTTCAGGGATCTGTACAATAACGTCCCCTTCACCTATTTTGTCTATGACTCCAAGAGAGTCAGCCAGCTCAGGAGTTACGCAGCGGGCAATGACCTGCAAATCATGATCATCAACATCGACGCCTTCAACAAAAAAGAGAATAACATCATCCACGACACCCGCGATCAGATGGGCGGCAGGAAACCCATCGAATTCATTCAGACTACAAATCCGGTCGTCATTCTCGATGAACCCCAGAATATGGAGAGCGATAAAGCAAAGGACGCCATCGCATCCTTAAACCCGCTGTGTACACTCCGGTATTCAGCAACTCACCGCGATCTCTATAATCCCGTCTACCATCTCGGCCCGGTCCAGGCATTCCAGATGAACCTCGTCAAAAAGATCTCGGTTGCGTCGGTCCTTGCCGAGAACGATCCCACGCAATCCTATATCAAAATCGAAGAGATCCATCTCGACAAACCGCCCCTCAAAGCCAAGATCCGGTTGTATAAAATGGGAACCGCCGGCCCGAAACTCATGTCAGCAATCCTCAAAAAAGATGAGGACCTCTATGTAAAATCGGCAAAGAATCCCATCTATGAAAACGGGTTCATCGTCACCGAGATCAATGCCCAGCCGGGCAGGGAATTTGTCAAATTTTCAAACGGTGTAAGGATGCGGCCCGGGCAGGAACAAGGCGGAGCCCGGCAGGATATCGTAAAAAAACAGATCAAAGAGACCATCCACGCCCACTTTGAAAAAGAATGGCAGTTGAAAGACAAGGGCATCAAAGTCCTCTCGCTCTTCTTTATCGACCGGGTAGATAATTACCGGAAATATTCCGATACCGGCGTGACAAAAGGGATCTATGCCGAATGGTTTGAAGAGGCATACCGCGAACTCGCCGAAGAGTACAAGCAGGCCGGTCTCACGATCCTGCCCGCAGAAGAAGTCCACAACGGTTATTTTTCAAAGGACAACAAAGGACACTTCAAGGATACGGAAGGACGCTCACGACTTGATGAGGACACTTACAGCCTCATCATGAAAGACAAGGAGCGACTGCTCGATCCACAAAATCCCTTGAAATTCATCTTCTCGCACTCCGCTCTTCGCGAAGGTTGGGACAATCCCAATGTCTTCCAGATCTGTACACTCAACGAAACCGTATCCACGCTCAAAAAGCGGCAGGAGATCGGCCGGGGGCTGAGGCTGCCGGTAAACAAAGACGGTGACCGGGTCTTCAGTACCGAGATAAACAACCTCGTGGTGGTGGCCAACGAGAGTTACACGGACTTTGTTGCTGCTCTTCAGCACGAGTTTGAAGAAGAGGGCATCGTCTTCGGGCGCCTTCCGGTGGAAGCATTCCAGGGCCTCCGTATCGGAAAAGCCGGTGAGGAACGGCCCCTCACACCAGAAGAAACCGAAGAACTCCGGACACACATACAGGACAACGGATGGATTGATGATGACGGGAAGATTAACGATACATTCGGTCAGGCCGTAGAAAACCATACCTTTGTTGTCCCGGAAAAATTCAGGCCCGCAACCCGGGAGATTATCGAGATCATTGACCGGCATAAGATCGAAAATCACGTCACCCGGTACCGTCCCATAAAAAGCAAAGTCAGGGAAGATGTGCTGCTCGATCCGGAATTCGAAAAGTTCTGGAATGCTATCAGTCAGAAGACCATTTATTCCGTCAATTACGACACCGGCGACCTTATAAAACGAACCGCTGCTGCAATAAAAAAGATGGAAAAGATCGAACCGCTGAAAATTACCACCACGGTCGCTGATGTCTTATTCAAAACAAGCGGTATCGAAGCCCAGGAAGTCAGAACCCCTGATCACGAGTATCTCACGCAAAGGACCCATATCCCGGATATTCTTTCCTATATCCAGAGCAGGGTTGAACTGACCCGGCATACGATTTTTGAAATCCTCAAAAAGTCCGGGCGTCTCGGTGATCTTATCAAAAATCCCCAGCAGTTCATGGATGCATCGGTAAAGTGCATCCAGGATGAACTGCACCGGATAATCATTGAGGGGATACAATACGAACGGCTGAATGAGATCGCCTATGAAATGAGCCGGTTCAGAACCGATGAGCACGAAAAAGAGTTCATCAACGATCGTATTGTCCCGACCAAAAAATCACTTTATGATTACATCACTTATGACTCAATCACCGAGAAGAAATTTGCCGAGGGTCTTGAATCCTTAAAAGATATCAAATATTTCATCAAACTGCCCGCATGGTTCAAGATTCCGACACCGGTCGGGCAGTATAATCCGGATTGGGCGATCTTAAAGCAGAACGGAAAGATCGTTTACATGATTCGGGAGACGAAGGGCACGAAAGATGCCCTTGGATTGAGACTTGGGGAGAGTGAGAAGATCGCATGTGGTGAAAAACACTTTGAAGCGATTGGCATCGATTACAAGATAGCGACAAGTATTAACGATGCGGGATTGTGA
- a CDS encoding cupin domain-containing protein: protein MVEFKLENPDKHDKKREELLANVLDLNDLVSYQDGTVASRMIVNNKAGSITVFSFDENEGLSEHTAPYDAVVTILDGECEVWVSGKTLPMKEGQTIIFPANAPHALSAITKFKMTLTMIRG, encoded by the coding sequence ATGGTGGAATTTAAATTAGAAAATCCGGATAAGCACGACAAAAAAAGGGAAGAACTGCTAGCAAATGTCCTCGATCTCAATGATCTTGTCTCCTATCAGGACGGGACGGTCGCGAGCCGGATGATCGTCAACAATAAAGCCGGGAGTATCACCGTCTTTTCTTTTGACGAGAACGAAGGGCTGTCAGAGCATACCGCTCCGTATGACGCCGTGGTTACCATCCTTGATGGGGAGTGTGAAGTATGGGTCTCGGGCAAAACTCTCCCGATGAAAGAGGGCCAGACGATTATCTTTCCGGCAAACGCTCCCCATGCACTCAGTGCCATTACGAAATTCAAGATGACGCTGACCATGATCCGGGGGTAA
- a CDS encoding ArsR family transcriptional regulator, with protein sequence MGAASGTLTEMRELKTEVTGLRTELKRFIERANQQHVEGVLGDLKKNYSELFTNHQVENAKADLSAHMVKDCRMRDKCYEVFMDFLQNTSRHIKEGQVSDEIIQSYREQMKTMRSKGPYDRCDTCFSEVHRLFEKQIDLMQSLGIYAKTREAGETNLEIPDEAVVKDLLEPVANIQRFQILKSLAIQTRTFSDISQLTGLRGGNLLFHIRKLADSGMILQRHERGDYVITDKGYKTMTAISQLYQLLNP encoded by the coding sequence ATGGGAGCAGCATCAGGAACACTCACAGAAATGCGTGAACTCAAGACGGAGGTTACCGGGCTCCGGACCGAACTAAAACGGTTCATCGAGCGGGCGAACCAGCAGCACGTTGAAGGTGTGCTGGGAGATCTAAAAAAAAATTATTCTGAACTCTTCACGAACCACCAGGTCGAGAATGCAAAAGCGGATCTCTCCGCCCACATGGTTAAGGATTGCAGGATGCGGGACAAATGTTACGAAGTATTCATGGATTTTTTGCAGAATACTTCGCGGCACATCAAGGAGGGGCAGGTCTCGGATGAGATCATCCAGTCGTACCGCGAGCAGATGAAGACGATGCGGAGCAAGGGACCATACGACCGGTGTGACACCTGTTTTTCCGAGGTCCACCGGCTCTTCGAGAAACAGATCGACCTGATGCAGTCGCTGGGGATCTATGCAAAGACCCGTGAGGCAGGAGAGACCAATCTGGAAATTCCCGATGAAGCCGTTGTCAAGGATCTGCTTGAGCCGGTCGCGAACATCCAGCGTTTCCAGATCCTCAAGTCACTCGCTATCCAGACCCGGACCTTCTCCGATATCTCGCAGCTGACCGGGCTGCGGGGAGGCAACCTCCTCTTCCACATCCGGAAACTTGCGGACTCCGGCATGATCCTCCAGCGCCACGAGCGGGGGGATTACGTCATCACCGATAAGGGCTACAAGACCATGACGGCAATTTCTCAGCTCTATCAACTTCTCAATCCGTGA
- a CDS encoding hydroxylamine reductase, whose product MFCYQCEETVKGTGCTIKGVCGKEDEIAAYQDVLVYLCKGIAIRNLAAMKNGNGNPDAGLFIAEALFATLTNVNFDKARFTALINRAVAIRGTLPASGSTEPDACTWKPNGESDILKKAKFVGILATENEDVRSLRSTLLFGLKGISAYYTHAAVLGKTDAAITTFLQKGLASTIQNLPVPDMIALVMECGEYGVKVLALLDEANTSAYGKPQITSVKTMVGTRPAILITGHDLKDLEMLLEQSRDAGVDVYTHGEMLPAHAYPAFKKYPHLVGNYGSSWWHQKEEFEQFCGPVLFTTNCLVPPKDSYKGRLFTTGLTGYPGVPQIEAGPDGKKDFSKIIALAKTCPPPSALPGSGSDLITGCAHDAVLALADTVVAAVKSGDIKRFIVMAGCDGRQKEREYYTEFAKALPKDTVILTAGCAKYRYNSLGLGTIGGIPRVLDAGQCNDCYSLVVIAQALAKAFGVGINELPISYNIAWYEQKAVLVLLSLLSLGVKDITLGPKLPGFVSPAVLDVLIKQFDLKPNTTVEADIARMVPK is encoded by the coding sequence ATGTTCTGTTACCAGTGTGAAGAGACCGTGAAAGGCACCGGCTGCACGATCAAGGGTGTCTGCGGAAAAGAGGACGAGATCGCTGCCTACCAGGATGTGCTCGTGTACCTCTGCAAGGGAATCGCGATCCGGAACCTTGCGGCAATGAAGAACGGGAACGGCAATCCTGATGCAGGGCTTTTTATTGCAGAGGCGCTCTTTGCAACGCTGACGAATGTCAATTTCGACAAGGCCCGGTTCACGGCCCTGATCAACAGGGCTGTCGCGATCCGGGGCACGCTGCCCGCGAGCGGCAGCACGGAGCCGGATGCCTGCACCTGGAAGCCGAACGGTGAGAGTGACATCCTAAAAAAGGCAAAATTTGTCGGCATTCTCGCGACGGAAAACGAAGATGTCCGCTCGCTCCGGTCTACCCTCCTCTTCGGGCTCAAGGGTATCTCGGCGTACTATACCCATGCGGCTGTACTCGGGAAGACCGATGCGGCAATAACCACATTCCTCCAGAAAGGTCTGGCCTCAACAATTCAGAACCTGCCGGTACCTGATATGATAGCACTCGTGATGGAGTGCGGGGAGTATGGGGTAAAGGTCCTTGCCCTGCTGGATGAGGCAAACACGTCGGCCTATGGCAAACCGCAGATTACCAGCGTGAAGACCATGGTCGGAACACGGCCGGCCATCCTCATCACGGGCCATGACTTGAAGGATCTTGAGATGCTGCTGGAGCAGTCCAGGGACGCCGGTGTGGACGTGTATACTCACGGCGAGATGCTGCCGGCCCATGCCTACCCGGCATTCAAAAAATATCCTCACCTTGTCGGCAACTACGGGAGCTCGTGGTGGCACCAGAAGGAAGAGTTCGAGCAGTTCTGTGGGCCGGTGCTGTTTACCACCAACTGCCTTGTCCCGCCGAAGGATTCGTACAAGGGCCGCCTGTTCACGACCGGCCTGACCGGCTACCCGGGCGTCCCGCAGATCGAAGCGGGCCCTGACGGGAAGAAGGACTTCTCGAAGATCATTGCCCTCGCAAAGACCTGCCCTCCGCCCAGTGCCCTCCCGGGCAGCGGCAGCGACCTCATTACCGGCTGCGCACACGATGCGGTACTCGCCCTTGCGGACACGGTGGTTGCAGCGGTGAAAAGCGGCGACATCAAACGGTTCATCGTCATGGCAGGCTGCGATGGCCGGCAGAAAGAGCGGGAGTACTACACGGAGTTTGCAAAGGCGCTCCCCAAGGACACCGTCATCCTCACCGCAGGCTGTGCCAAGTACCGGTACAACAGCCTCGGGCTCGGCACTATTGGTGGCATCCCCCGGGTGCTCGATGCCGGCCAGTGCAATGACTGCTACTCGCTCGTTGTCATCGCCCAGGCACTTGCAAAGGCTTTTGGTGTCGGCATCAACGAACTGCCGATCTCCTACAACATCGCGTGGTATGAGCAGAAAGCGGTACTCGTCCTCCTCTCCCTGCTCTCGCTTGGGGTAAAAGACATCACGCTCGGGCCGAAACTGCCGGGCTTTGTCTCACCAGCAGTACTAGATGTGCTGATAAAGCAGTTCGACCTCAAACCCAATACCACGGTCGAGGCCGACATTGCACGGATGGTACCGAAGTAA